The genomic interval CCGGAAAAATCATGATGCGATTTGAGCTGCAGTTCAACCGAAGTAGTTTTTTTAGTAATGAGTACGATATGGTCAAGGAATTATATAAAAGGATATACAATCTATTGGACGAAAAAATAGCCTTTAAAAAGAAATGACATGCACAAATACCTGTTTTTGTCGATATACATATGTGTGGCATTGCTTACCAACGCGCAAACGGTCTCCTATGATCTATCCTCTATTCCAGATTCAGTAAAAAAGGATGCCAGCGTGGTCACCCAATATGATCTTCAACGTGTGATCGTGGAAGAACAGGAAAAGGCGACCTATACCCGAAAACGTATTTTTAGTGTACTTAGTGAACAGGGAAAGGAAGCCCTGATGGTGTATGTTTATTCTACCAAATACGTCAACCTGGATGACCTCGAGCTAAAGGTCTATGACAAAACGGGGAAACAGATTTCAAAATACAAGAAAAAGGATTTGATGATGGAGGCAACGGGAGAAGGCCTGGTGGAGGATGGAGCTTATTATTATGTAAGTGTACCGGCCCCCTCCTATCCCGTTACCTTGGAATTGGACTATGTCATTAAATTCAAGGGAACCCTCAACCTCCCTTCGTTTCAAATTCTACGCCCGGGCGAATCAATCGTATCCTCTCTTTTTGAAGCCATCATACCAATGGAGCTTGGTTTAAGATATCGACCTAAAAATATTTCGATCCAACCTACCATCCGTGATCTTGGAAAATCAAAGTCCTTTTCCTGGGTTGTAAAGAACCTGCCTCCTTTTGAGTATGAGGAAGGTGCTGTAATTTATGGAGATCGCTACCCCTCCGTAGATATTGCTTTAAACAAATTCTCACAATATGGTTACCAAGGTGACCTGAGTTCATGGAACCAGTTTGGGCAGTGGATCGGAGGACTTTACAAGGGACTTGATGCTTTACCGGAAGAAAGAGTTCAGTTTTTTCGTGACCTCGTAAAAAATGCCGGATCTGATAGAGAAAAGGCAAGCATCTTGTATAAGTATATGCAAGAAAACTTTCGGTATGTTAGTATTCAATTGGGAATTGGCGGATTAAAACCATTCTCAGCAACCTTTACTGATGAAAAGAAGTATGGAGATTGTAAGGGACTCAGTAATTATATGAAGGCCGCTTTGGCCTCGGTTGGGATTCGCAGTCACGTGGCTATCATCAATGCAGAATACAATGCACTTCCAGTTGAACCGAGTTTCCCGGCAAACGATTTTAACCATGTCATCCTCTGTATTCCTCAATCCAAAGATTCAATTTGGTTGGAATGTACCAGCAGTACTGCCGCGTTTGGAGAATTAGGAACATTCACAGAAAATCGAAATGCCTTGCTGGTTACTGAGAATGGCGGCGTATTAGTACCTACCCCAAAGAGTAAGGCAGAGGCCAACAGTTTTCTTATTCATAATAAGATTGATCTTTCGGCCGACGCTTCCGGAATGATCGAGTCCAATTTTCATTCAACGGGGGCATTTAAGGAAATGATCGATTATATCCTGAAAGAGAAAAAAGATGACCAAAAGGAGTCAATCGTTTTTACACTTGGGTTTAAACAACCAGATGATTTTTTGATGGCCAAAGAGAAGGAGAAGGTCAATTTGAAACTCCAGTTCGAAAAAATCCCGGAGTTTACAGCCGGCAATAAAATTTTCCTCGCAACCCACCCGTATAAATTATGGACCCGGGTGATGCCCAAAAACGATAACCGAAAGCTGGATTATTATTTCCAAAACCCTTTTATTCATCGGGATACCACCCAGATCAAACTACCTGATGGCTTTTTGGTGGATGCCTTGCCCAAACCACGAGAGTTTAATAATGCGTATGCAGCCTATCGTTCAAATTATTGGTTTGATGAAGCCAGTAAGACCATCCACAGTGTAGTAGAGTTAAAATTATTACAGCACCGCATCCCGGCCAGTGATTTCAAACTCGTTAAACAATTCTTTGAAGAAGTGTTAAAGGAGGAGAAGCAGCGGATTGTGGTGAAGAAGTCGTGAGGCGTCTCACACTTCACGCTACCACCGCCTCTTCCCCATACACCTGATCCTTGAATTGCAGGGAAGGCGATGGAAGGAATTCCCCGAGACCTAACCCGGCCCATTTCTCATCAACCGAACGAATAGTATCAGGGGCGGCGACAATGATATTGGGCCAATCCCGGTGAAAATCGTCATGTTCCTTTGTCTTTCTTGTTCCATCAAGGCCCATGCAGGCAAAGAGTTTACCACCAGCGGCTAATTCTCTTTGGTGCAGGAAATGATCTCGTTTTGGATCAAGGTTATTGCAAAAACGCCAGAGAGCTGTTCCCAAATGACGGGCATTCACGGTATGCTCTACGTAGAGGATCAATTTTATACTTTCCAATTCAGGACGACTACAGAGACGCTCGTGGAGGTCGGATACATGGCCTTTTCTGTCTTTTTTTATGGATACGATAAGACAGGGTATTTGATTATTGAGCAGTTGGCTGTTCACTGAAATGATCTCGGGGAAGTTATTCACTACCTCATCTGTCCAACCTTCTCCACAGGATTTCCATTGATAGCGCTCATCGATCTCTTCTTCTGTTTTTTTGGTTCCATCCATGCACATTTTTCCCCCAAATCCCAGTTTACTGCAACTATGATCCAGAACGTCCATCGGCCCCTGGGAAAAATAGAGATCGGTTGCCGGATTCAGGTTCCGGAATATCTCTTGTGAAAGTGGCAGATAATCACTGATCGGTGTTTCCCCATCCGCCAGCACCAGTATCTTATTAAACATCATTTGACCCGCACCCCACATGGCATTCATCACTTTCTGACCCTGGCCGGCATATTCCTTGTTGATCTTCGTGATGACAAGGTTATGAAATACGCCTTCTACCGGCATATCCATATCCATGATCTCGGGCACCATGGTCATTTTGATCGGGGCCAGAAATATCCTTTCAGTGGCTTTTCCCAGCCAGGCATCTTCCTGCGGCGGAATACCTACGATGGTAGCGGGATAGACCGCATTTTTTCGGTGTGTAATGGCGGTAATGTGGAACCTGGGGTACCAATCAGGTAATGAATAATAGCCGGTATGGTCACCAAAGGGTCCTTCCCAGATCAATTCTTCAGCGGGGTCTACATAGCCTTCAATAATGAAATCTGCATCGGCAGGAACTTCGATTTCAGGTTGGGAGATGCATTTTACCAATTCCACTTTCTTTTTGCGCAGAAAGCCAGCCAACATGTATTCATCAACATTCTCCGGCAGCGGAGCGGTGGCAGAATAGGCATATACCGGATCTCCACCCAATGCCACGGCAACAGGCATGCGTTCTCCTCTTTTCTTGTATTCATTGAAATGTTTGGCCGAAACCTTGTGTTTATGCCAATGCATGCCGGTTAATTGTGGCCCAAATACCTGCATCCGGTACATACCCACATTCCGGGTTTGTGTATGGGGATCTTTGGTGTGAATGATGGGAAGTGTGACAAATGGCCCTCCGTCTTTTGGCCAACAGGTAATTACCGGAAGTTTGGTGATATCGGGATCCATGATCACCACTTCCTGACATTCCCCCCTCCCTTTTATTACTTTAGGCATCCAGGAAGCAAACTGCCCGAGCTTTGGGAGAACTTTTAGTTTGTCGAGGATACCTTCCTTTGGAGCGGACAATAATTTAAACAAGGATTCGATTTCTCTGGCCACATCATCGAGGTGTTGCACACCCAATGCCAGGCACATCCGTTTTTCACTACCATAGGCATTCATCAGAACCGGAAAATCGTAACCGGTGTTTTCAAATAGAAGGGCTTTCCCGCCACCGGGTGTCTTGCTGATTCGGTCGGTTACCTCAGCGATCTCGAGTTTGGGGTCTACATAGGTCTTGATCCTTACCAATTCGCCTGCCTGTTCGAGTACCTGAATAAAATGCTGCTGGTTCTTGTATGCCATTGTCAATTGTATATTACAAAAGTAAATTACAATCGGCACTTATTAATGTTTAACCTGGAGGGGTAAGATGACAGATGACGGATGATAGTCATCTGTCATCTTATTCTCTGTGGTCAAGAAAGCTTAAAGAGGAACTGTCGGACAGGCATTACGGTTTCTTCTTCCCGGCCGGTAGCGACCATCATCTCCGGTCGTTTTTTTACCGATACGGAAGCTGACATTCAGGCCAGTGAAGTAATAGATATCCTTGTATTTCTCTCCACCACGCTGGGCACCTTTGGCGGGAATATTGGGGTCACCGCCGGGTAATTCATCTCCCCGGTAGGCCAGGGAGGCTGCCAAAGGACCGCGGGCATTGATCAGGTCATTCGGGTCGGCATAATTGGTGCTGACATCATCCAGGTAATCGGTCCAGGTCTTTCGAAGACCTACCTCCAACCCCACCCGGATGTCATCGGTGATGGCATATTTGAAACCTCCTCCAAACGGAAGGGAGAGTTGCAGCCTTGAATAGGGTTCTTTATTGTATCCGGCCAATCCCTGCCCTTCGGTTCCCAACGGCTGAAGAAAGCGTTTGGTGCCGGAAGAATCCAGGGTAAATGGATTGAAATGAAAAAGGGCCACCCCGCCAAAAAGATAGGGAGACCACCGTTTGTAATAGAGGTTATTAAAATAGAATTCACCCACCAGACTTAATTCGGTAATAGAGGTTTTGGCAGACAGGTTACGCGCTACCAACACATCCTTTTCCTGGTATTTATCATTTCCCTGAATACGCGCGTGTGTCAACCCGCCACGTAATATGATCTGGTCAAAAAGTTCATAACTCAGGGTAATTCCAATATGGCCATTGGTTTGGCGGAAGTCATAATACTTGTCTACCAGGTCGCCCTGATAGTTTGAGAGGCCTGTGGCCAGCCCCACATGCAAGTCCTGTGCCCTTGATGAAATGGCAAGGAATAAGAAAAATGGTATTGTCCAGAAAGTCTTCATAGCTCAGTTTTGGGTTAACTAACAAAAATGAGGCCTGATTCACCGTCCAATCACTCAACGTATTTAGTAACCGTTTGGTGCCGACTTGTATGTTAGTAAAACCTTAAAAAAATGGGGTATCAGATCCGAAATAGGTCTATACAAGGTAGGAAATTAAAACGGTTCGGTCAAGCTAATACCCAACCCGGCTTCCACGGGGAGTGTATACGAACCATTTTGGTAGGAAAGCCCTGTGGCCAGGTCTTCCGCCAGAAGTAAAGGTCCATCCATATCGAGGAAATCGACCAGCGGAGCCAGATGGGCCATGGCAGCAGAACCGATGCTGCTTTCATTCATACAACCGATCATAATCTTCAGACCTTGTTCGCGGGCCTGGGTGATCATGCGGCGGGCTGGCGTAATGCCGCTGCACTTGGTCAGTTTGATATTGATGCCATGAAAATGACCAGTACATTTTTTTACATCTTCTTCGCCCACACAACTTTCATCGGCGATCAGTGGCAAAGGCGACCAGGCGTATAATTTTTTCATGCCCTCCCAATCGTCCTTGTGCAGAGGTTGTTCCACCAGTTCAACTCCAAGATCTTTGAGTTTGGGGATCCGGTCCATGGCCTGATCCAGGGTCCAACCCGAATTGGCATCAACCCGAAGTATCGAATCGCTATGGCGGCGCAGGGCTTCCACCATCTCCAGATCATTGTCTGTTCCTACTTTCACTTTGTAGATGGGCCAGGGTTTTTCTTCCATTTTGGCCACCATATTCTCTACGGTATCGATGCCGATGGTATAGTCGGTCAACGGTTGATTGGATGTATCGATCTGCCAGAGTTGATGGAGGGGTTTTCCTTTCCATTTGCCAAAAAGGTCCCAGGCGGCAATATCCAGTGCACAAACGAGAAATGGATTTTGCGGAAGGAGATGATGCAGGTAATGCCAATATCTTTCCGGATCGGTAAAGGCAAATTTTTCAACAAATATCTTTTTCCTTTCCAGGTCTTCGATCATTTTCTCCACCGGGATATTGTAGTAGGTAATGGCCGGGGCCTCGCCATATCCACGTACACCAAAATGCTCCAATTCCACTATGAGAGTGGGTTGATGCGTTTTTGTTCCCCTCGAAATGGTAAAGGGGTACCGGAAAGGGAGATCATATCGTTTGTAGCGTACTTTCAATTATGCGTTGTTCCTTCCTGAATGATGTATATAATCGGCCAGTTCGCGGTTAAAGTCTTTTTCTTTGATCAAATCCTCAAGGGTCAGATGCATGCGGTAACGCCAGTAATGTTTAGGGTTGGCCGGAATATTGATCCTTTCCTCATGTGGGTTCTCTCTTCTTATCAATTCATTCATGCCCAGGATATCCTGTAATTGGAAGATACTCCACATGGCGGGTGAATATAAGTGTTGTAATACAATGGCTCGGTTGATCCAGGCTTCGCAGTAATAAGGGGCGTCTCCACCCTGCCCCAGCTCCTGATTGAAGAATCGTTGGATCCGGGTCTTATCTTCTTCCCACCAACCCCGAATGGTACTCATGTCATGGGTGGAAGGGGTCACAACGGATAGATAAGGTGCAGAGGCCGGGTTAAAGAAATCTGTCTTGGAATCTTTGGGCATTCGTTGTATCTCGAGACTCAGGATTCCCAATTGCTTCATCACATCGGGTACACAGGAAGGCACCATACCCAGGTCTTCTCCGCAGATCAGCATATTGGTGGCACGCTTCAAATAAGGAAGCTTGTGCATCGCTTCTGTTTTCCAAAACTCATCCTGCCGTTCGAAGAAATAATTGACATAAAGATCCTTGAGCTTCTGTTGTGTCCCGGCTTCCAGGTACCGGAAGGAAATGGTCCTGTCCATCGCGATCCGGAAATGATAGTTTTCCGGCCGGTCAGGGTCTTCAAACAACAATACATTGGAGATGAGGTCAAACAACACAAACTTGATCCGGCGATTGGATTCGGTTTGTTCAAGCCCGGCAAAGTGGGCCTCCACTTTTTTCTGTGTATCGAATTCGGGACGGAGGGCATAGCTTCCCCATCCATTACCTGATAAATAATTTGATTTTACTTCTTCAAAAAGATCACCGGCGAGTTCACCCAGCACATCATCTGTGATAAACGGTTTAGTATATCGCTGCTGATCAAACCAGATCCCTCGTTCTCCAAATTCCTGAATGGAAACCGGGATCGCAGGTACAAAATGACCCATGATTCCCTCACGCGCATGTTCAGGAATGGCCCAGATGCGAAAGAAACCAAGAATATGATCGATACGGAAGGCGTCGAAATAATTGCTCATTTGCTCAAAGCGCTTTCGCCACCAATCAAAGTGGCCTTCCTGCATCTTTTTCCAATTGTATGTGGGAAAACCCCAGTTCTGTCCCTTGATGGCAAAATCATCTGGAGGAGCTCCGGCCTGGTTGTTCATTTCATAGAGCTCAGGAGCCATCCAGGCATCACAACCATAACGATAGATACCAATGGGGATATCTCCTTTAACG from Chitinophagales bacterium carries:
- a CDS encoding DUF3857 domain-containing protein, producing MSIYICVALLTNAQTVSYDLSSIPDSVKKDASVVTQYDLQRVIVEEQEKATYTRKRIFSVLSEQGKEALMVYVYSTKYVNLDDLELKVYDKTGKQISKYKKKDLMMEATGEGLVEDGAYYYVSVPAPSYPVTLELDYVIKFKGTLNLPSFQILRPGESIVSSLFEAIIPMELGLRYRPKNISIQPTIRDLGKSKSFSWVVKNLPPFEYEEGAVIYGDRYPSVDIALNKFSQYGYQGDLSSWNQFGQWIGGLYKGLDALPEERVQFFRDLVKNAGSDREKASILYKYMQENFRYVSIQLGIGGLKPFSATFTDEKKYGDCKGLSNYMKAALASVGIRSHVAIINAEYNALPVEPSFPANDFNHVILCIPQSKDSIWLECTSSTAAFGELGTFTENRNALLVTENGGVLVPTPKSKAEANSFLIHNKIDLSADASGMIESNFHSTGAFKEMIDYILKEKKDDQKESIVFTLGFKQPDDFLMAKEKEKVNLKLQFEKIPEFTAGNKIFLATHPYKLWTRVMPKNDNRKLDYYFQNPFIHRDTTQIKLPDGFLVDALPKPREFNNAYAAYRSNYWFDEASKTIHSVVELKLLQHRIPASDFKLVKQFFEEVLKEEKQRIVVKKS
- a CDS encoding menaquinone biosynthesis decarboxylase; translated protein: MAYKNQQHFIQVLEQAGELVRIKTYVDPKLEIAEVTDRISKTPGGGKALLFENTGYDFPVLMNAYGSEKRMCLALGVQHLDDVAREIESLFKLLSAPKEGILDKLKVLPKLGQFASWMPKVIKGRGECQEVVIMDPDITKLPVITCWPKDGGPFVTLPIIHTKDPHTQTRNVGMYRMQVFGPQLTGMHWHKHKVSAKHFNEYKKRGERMPVAVALGGDPVYAYSATAPLPENVDEYMLAGFLRKKKVELVKCISQPEIEVPADADFIIEGYVDPAEELIWEGPFGDHTGYYSLPDWYPRFHITAITHRKNAVYPATIVGIPPQEDAWLGKATERIFLAPIKMTMVPEIMDMDMPVEGVFHNLVITKINKEYAGQGQKVMNAMWGAGQMMFNKILVLADGETPISDYLPLSQEIFRNLNPATDLYFSQGPMDVLDHSCSKLGFGGKMCMDGTKKTEEEIDERYQWKSCGEGWTDEVVNNFPEIISVNSQLLNNQIPCLIVSIKKDRKGHVSDLHERLCSRPELESIKLILYVEHTVNARHLGTALWRFCNNLDPKRDHFLHQRELAAGGKLFACMGLDGTRKTKEHDDFHRDWPNIIVAAPDTIRSVDEKWAGLGLGEFLPSPSLQFKDQVYGEEAVVA
- a CDS encoding outer membrane beta-barrel protein, with the translated sequence MKTFWTIPFFLFLAISSRAQDLHVGLATGLSNYQGDLVDKYYDFRQTNGHIGITLSYELFDQIILRGGLTHARIQGNDKYQEKDVLVARNLSAKTSITELSLVGEFYFNNLYYKRWSPYLFGGVALFHFNPFTLDSSGTKRFLQPLGTEGQGLAGYNKEPYSRLQLSLPFGGGFKYAITDDIRVGLEVGLRKTWTDYLDDVSTNYADPNDLINARGPLAASLAYRGDELPGGDPNIPAKGAQRGGEKYKDIYYFTGLNVSFRIGKKTTGDDGRYRPGRRNRNACPTVPL
- a CDS encoding dipeptide epimerase, with protein sequence MKVRYKRYDLPFRYPFTISRGTKTHQPTLIVELEHFGVRGYGEAPAITYYNIPVEKMIEDLERKKIFVEKFAFTDPERYWHYLHHLLPQNPFLVCALDIAAWDLFGKWKGKPLHQLWQIDTSNQPLTDYTIGIDTVENMVAKMEEKPWPIYKVKVGTDNDLEMVEALRRHSDSILRVDANSGWTLDQAMDRIPKLKDLGVELVEQPLHKDDWEGMKKLYAWSPLPLIADESCVGEEDVKKCTGHFHGINIKLTKCSGITPARRMITQAREQGLKIMIGCMNESSIGSAAMAHLAPLVDFLDMDGPLLLAEDLATGLSYQNGSYTLPVEAGLGISLTEPF